The following DNA comes from Bathymodiolus thermophilus thioautotrophic gill symbiont.
TAACCAGGATGTGTGGCTGAATGGCTTTGATTAAATGATAAGGTGTGTCTTCATTGAATATCACTACATAATCAACGGCTTCAAGTGCTGCCAATATATAGGCTCTATCGGATTGCGTATTAATGGGGCGGTCTGCGCCTTTTAGGGTGGTTACTGATTGATCGGAATTGAGTCCTAATATTAGCACATCGCCAAAACTTTTTGCGGTTTCTAAATAACGCACATGGCCTGCATGTAGCAAATCAAAACAACCGTTGGTGAAAATAATTTTCTTGCCTTTTGATCTTAATTCAGCACTCAGAATGGTGATTTCATCGTGTGTTTTAATGTGTGCATCGCTGCTTGATTTGTTTAAACTGGATTCATATTCAATGATTTCATTGAGTGTGGCGGTTGCGCTACCGATTTTGCCAACGACAACGCCTGCTGCAAGATTTGCAAACTTGACGGCATCATCAATTCCATAACCACAAGCCAAGGAAAAACCCAGCGAGGCTAATACGGTATCACCTGCCCCTGTCACATCAAACACCTCTCTGGCCTTGGTAGGATGAACACGCAATTCATCATCATAAATTGCCACGCCCTGCTCACTAAGGGTAATAAGTGACACTTTTAAATCATAATCAATTTTCAGTTTTTTTATCACATAAGCAAGGCTTGCGTCATCGTTGATGTTGGTTGCTAAAGATTCGCTGGCTTCTTTTTTATTGGGGGTTAGTAAGTAAGCGCCTTGGTATTTGGAATAATCTAAACCCTTGGGGTCGATTAAGACTTTTTTACCATTTTCATTGGCAATGGTAATTAATGACTGGGTTAGTTCGAAGGTTAGTACGCCTTTTCCATAGTCAGATAGCAAAATGGTATCATAGTTTGCAACTAGGTTTTTAAAGGAGTTTAGCAATTGGGTTTGTGATTCTTGGCTAATTTCATCTGTGCTTTCTCGGTCATATCTAACCACTTGTTGTTGCGAGGCAATGATTCTACTTTTTTTACTGGTAATGCGATTTTTTTGTGTAATCAAGTGATTTGTATTAACTTTAATGTCATTAAGTAAGGCTTTTAATTCATCGCAAATTTCACAATCACCGACCACACTCATTACACCAACTTGTGCACCGAGTGCATGTAAGTTATTGATGACATTCCCCGCTCCGCCCAACACGCTACTTTCTCTTTGCACATTAATCACTTGCACAGGGGCTTCTGGTGAGATTCTGTCGCAAGTTCCCCACAGATAATGGTCAATCATTAAATCGCCAATGACCAAAATTTTGGGCGCTTTTCCTTGTAAATTGATCACGATATGTCAGTGCCGTATAAGCGTTTAATTTCAGGAATATAGGCTTTGATACCTGCTTCTAGGCTAATTTTTGGTTCAAATCCAAGTCCAGTTTTTGAGGTGGAAATGTCTGCTTGTGTGTGCATTTGATAGCCTGCATAAGGATTGGGAATGTAATCGGTGCCTAAATCGGTTTGTAGTTCTTGTTGCAAAATATCAGCAATATCTTGAAAACTTCTAGGGGTACCAGTACCCACATTGTAAGTGCCATTTTGCTGGGGGTGGCAGGCTTTAATATTGGCTTGAATAACATCTTCAATATTAATGAAATCACGCAATATTTGCGCTGAATTTTCAAACAGTTTTGGTGCTTTTCCTGCTAGAATTTGATGCCCCAACTGGATTACCATGGACGAAGTCTTGGCTTTGTAATATTCACGAGGGCCATACACATTAAAAAACTTTAAACCAACAATGGTCATTTCAGGAAAATCATTTGCAAATCGATAAGCAATTTGATCCATCATATATTTGCTAAATCCATAAGGGTTTTCAGGGCTTTCCTGACCCACCGTTTGTGGCGAAGGCAAACTTCCATAAGTCGCTGCTGAACTTGCATACACCATTACTGCACCGTCTTTTTGAGCTTTGTTTAGCAAATCATAAAATGAATTTACATTGGTTTTCATTACTATTTCTTGGTCGTACACCCGTGTATCAGAAATGGCGGCCTGATGAAAAATAAAATCAAATCCATAATCATCAAGCAGTGCTAAATCAGTCTTATTATTAATGTTGCCACACACCACATCACCAGTAAAGCCAATTAAATTCTTATAATGTCCAAAACTTTGTAAATTACCATTGGCAAAAGTTGCCTCACTTCTAAAACAATCAAACACCACCACCTGAGCATTGGGGTAGTTTTCTTGAAAATAGAAGGCCAAATTACTGCCAATAAATCCAGCGCCACCAGTGATCAAGATAGTTTTGTGGTTAAAATCAATATCGTTATAAGTCATAAGGGTTTTTTAAAGTTATTACAATGTCTAAATTTTAACCTACTAACGAGGCCTTTGCACAAATATGAACAATCATCAGCATCCATTTGGCAATGATAAATTTCTTAAAAAATACCCTTATTACTCGGTGGCATTGGCGTTAACAACAAAACTGCTTGTGATTATTATGGTATTGAATTAGGTGCTGGCTTATTTGAATCAAGCACATTAATAGCTTCCCATGCTCGTTTAACTTGCTCTATAACATTCACATCACTGCCAGCGCTGGCAATCATACCTGCTTTGGCATCATGAAAGGTAGTTACTTCAGTCCATTGATTTTTATTGGCATCTAAGGCAATTTTCATCGCATTATCAATGCCTATGCCAGTAACAGTAGTGCCGTTATGAGTACCACCAACTGACAATAAATAAAACATTTTATTAGCAACGGAACTGTTGTAATGCACGCCACATACATCGTTTTCATGACTTGATGGTACTGGGCAATTGATTTCATCTGTTGTGCGCCAGTTTTCGCCCTTGTAGGTGTCTGGATAAGGCACGGTATCGTTAACCCTAGGTCGAATGGCGACGCCACTTCTATTCAAAATTTTATAATTATCCTCTTTTCCATAAGCCACAGCCAATGAAGACGGGTTACTCATTGAGCGATTAGGTGTATTCACTGGGCCCAGCGTCCATATTTTTTCGCCAGTTGAATAATGTTGCTTCACAGAAATACCGAACCAGTCTGAAAATGCTTCATTAAGCGCCCCAGATTGACGCAAATATGCCAATTTAGAAAAACTTCCAGTAATTGAATGCCCCCATTCATGGGCAACAACATCCACAAGATAGGACAAACTTTTCCTGTGACCTCGCTCTGGTTTAGGGGGTGTGAAATAAAGATTACCTCCACTGGAAAAAGCATTAAAGTACGAACCAGGATAACAGTCTGCGCCACAAGAGTCTGAAGACCGAGGATACAAATAGTTGGTAATTGACAATAAATCCCCGTCTGCGTCATTGTAACTATTTGTTTTTAAAATATCTTTTAAATAACGGTAAACTTTAATTGAGTTGGCGTGTGCATCAACCCCTTCTTTATCAAGATATTTTGCTTGTGTGGCAGTATGTTTAATATGCCCTCCTTCATTACCCAACCCAATTGATTTAATGGTTTTGACTTCTACATTAGAGGTGTCTGAGGTGACAATACTCTGCAAGTAATAACTTTGGTTTGACTTTAGAATATCTAAGGTGATATTATTGCCATTTTGCCCTTGGGTAACTATTGTTTTTTTCGTTTCATCAAGTGTTTGAATGGGGGTGACAATCGGATCTTTATAATAGCAAGCTTGTGTGCTTGCAGCTCGAATTCTAACAACGATCATACCCTCGGCTTGTTGTTGCATATTGAAACGAATTACTCTATTTCGATCTACAATGACACGGTTTTTAGCCACCCCATTCTTAAACACTCTCACCATACAACAGTTAACTTTGCCACAAGCAAGTGTTGGTATTTCAAATGTTCGCCTTCCTGTTGAAGGGAAGGTAAAGTTATATTCCCCCTCTTCGGTAGTAATTCCTGTATAACCTGCTGTGCTTCTATCGTTTTCTATTTGAGTGGTTAAAAATTGTTCAGCATTTTCTTTACTCACCAGTATTTTACTTTCACCAAATCTATTAATATACTCTTGGGACAAGTCACCATCGGGCAGATATTGTTCCTTTGTGTTACTTGAAAATCTGGCAACATCAATGCCATTACTTGGATCGCTATCAACATCTAAAGTTTGTAACAATTGCGTGATTTTAACCATTTTTTGATTGCTATTAGCAATATCACTTGGATACAATGTACCAGTGGCTAACGATTTACCCAAATACAAACCACCTAAATAGAATTTAATATGTTCGCCTGTTTTATATTTATAGGTGCCTAATGTATCGGTTATACCAGTATCAGTTGCAGTAACATATTTCAATCCTTTAACTGCACTGCCCTTAAAGTAACCCGTTACTATGCTAGCAACAACTAGAGCGGTTGGTGTACTATCTATGTCTTCTGATGCGCCCATAGAATCCGTAAAAATGGCTCGCACTTTAATGTTTTTGCCAATATAAGCTTGAATTAGGACGAGTTCACTACTACTTTGCCCACTAATAAGATTATCGTCAACATACCATTGATAAGTAATATCACTTGGTACGCCATCAATATCATTAATATGTGCGCTCAGTGTCTCGCCTCGAATAGCATTACCAAGAATACTGATTGTGGCTAGATCATTCACATTGGCAACTGCATTAGATGGTGCACTATACACACTTTCTGATGCCCCCATAGAATCCGTAAAAGTAGCCTGCACTTTAATTGTTTTGCCAACATGATTTTGCGTTAGAGAGAGTGTGCTACTGTTTTGCCCACTAATAGGATCAGTGTCAACATACCATTGATAAGTAATATCACTTGGTACGCCATCAAGGTCGCGAATTTCTGTTTCGAGTGTCTCACCTTGGCTGACATTACCAAGAATGCCAATTGTGGCTACATCATTCACATTGGCAACTAAGCCAGATAGTTCACTATATATATCTTCTGATGCCCCCATAGAATCCGTAAAAGTAGCCCGCACTTTAATTTTTTTACCGACATAATCTTGCGTTAGAAAGAGTGTACTGCCGTTTTTCCAATTAATAAGATCATCGCCAATATACCATCGATAAGCAATATTATTTGGCACGCCATCAAGGTCGTAAACATCTGCACTCAATTTCTCACCTTGAATAGCATTACCAAGAATTCTGATTGTGGCTAAATCATTCACATTGGCAACTAGGCTAGATAGATCGCTATATACATCTTCTGACACACCTGTAGAATCTACGAAGAGGACTCGCACTTTAATTTTTTTACCAACATGGTTTTGAGTTAGGGGGAATGCATTGCCACTTTGTTCACTAACAAGATTAGCGCCAGCATACCATTGATAAGTAATGTCACTTGGTACGCCACCAAGGTCTTCAATCTCGGCTGTTAAAGTCATATTTTCTACAACATAACCATTGATACGAACAGTTGCTGGGGTATTGACAACACCATATTTATTGAGTGTTTGAGCCAAATGCTCTTGAGCCTTATTTTTCGTTACTAAAGTTTTGCTTGAAAAAGTATGGCTATCAATATAATCTTGCGTTAAATCATCATTAGGCAATGTAGTATCAGCACCTTTAAATTGTTTACTCACATCGATGCCATCGTCTAAATTGTTGTTGCTATCCAAGGTTTGTAACAATTGTGCAATCTTAATACTATGTTCATAATCTGTTGCGATATTATGAGGGTAAAGTGCTTCACTTGCTATGGCACTACCCAACACCATATTACCCAAAGAAAAAGTAATCCTCTCTCCTGCTACATATTGGTAACTGCCGAGTTTATCAGTTGTGCCACTTTGTGTTATGGTCGTGTAGTTTAGTCCTTCAACTGCACTGTCTCTAAAATAGCCAGTTTCAACGGGTGCATTATCACCACCACCACTGCCACCACCACAAGCAGATAGCAATAACACACTAAGTAGAGTAAAACACCGAATGCCTTTAAGCTGTAATGGTAAAGTTATCATTAGTATTTAATGTCCTCTATTTTTGATAGAATATTGGGTGGATTGCTATCACTAACACGATAAATAGTTTCTATGCCGTTAACCGATAACCGCACTTGCCAAATAACATAAGGTTGTGTTTGTATAATCATGGGCTTGATGGACAATACTTTGTGTTGTTTTTGGTCAATAAATGCCAATACTTTGTCAGCGGTTAATTGGGTTTTTTCTTGATTAAGGTGTGCGTCAATTTTGCTTTTAAACGAAGGTGATAATAATTGCTGATAACCACTAATGCTACTAACAGCCTCTTGGTCAAAGTGGACAATAATCTGCATTTTCTCCACCTCAATGCCACGGTATGTGGTCTTGAAACGCAAATGCTGATTGCCAAACCTGTCGGTATTGGTTTGTTGAAAAAGTAACGCCCCATCACTGCTAAGATTTAATTGAGCCCTGTGTTCTAGAATGCTTGAACGGGCTTGCTCAAGTGTTGTTGCAGATCCGCCCATGCTGTCTGCACTTAGGATATTGTCAACATCAAGATGAAAAAAACCACCCCAAGCATAGGTACTGCCTAGGTAGCCACATAAAATTAAGGTACGAATCATTGTTGCCATAGTTTAAGATTTGATTAGATTGATTCTAGACATAGCATTATACTTTTGTTAGCCCTTGAAAAGCGTGTAAATAACTTTTTTTTCAGCGGGTTATTAAATTTAATATAGTACCAAGAAAAACAATATACGGCAAATTTCACCCCTTAAAACAACAAAGAGACTTCTGCGTTAAGCATAAATACCAACCAAAATCCAAATTTTATTCAACATCCATATCTAAGGCAAAGATTTCATAAAGAATGGTTGTTAAATCACACCTAAATCTTGATCTATCCATAATTTTGCAGTGATGGCATTGGGATTACTATAAACATCATAAGTAATACCATTCTTTGTTTCTGTAAAGTCCTTAATAAAGGCAATATTGCTCAATTCTATATCCACTTTGTCACCCGAATCACCCACAACTTTAAGAACATTGGTTTCACTGGAAATATCCAGCAAATCATTCAGATTAAGTTTTAAAATGTTGTCACCTGAACCTGTTAAATCAATGATTTCAATGTCTTGTATGCGGCCATTGTCTATTCTAGTAAGGTCTAGGTTAAGATTGGCACCTGCTAATTTCAGGGTATCGGTATTACCGCCACCATTAACACGAGCGAGTAAATTGCTACTGAGTGTATTACTGTAGAGTTTAGCAAGGTTGTCATTATTAATAATAATAGTATCGTTACCTGCGCCTGCATTAAAAACATCGGTGCCACCGTTGCCCGTTAAGATATCGTTGCCCAAGCCAGCAACAAACAACTCATCAGCAGAAGTGCCTGCTAATGTGTCATTTTTATCGCCGTTGGTGTCGCCTTGAAAATCAATTGCATGGCCAATAAAACCTGTGCCCTTGCTAACATTTGACAAATGAACGGCTTTTGTGTCAGTTTTGCCAAACACCACATAAGATTTTCCTGCATTAGCACCACTAGCGGTGTCTGCCCAAAGAGCACCAATAATCAAATCATCTAAGCCATCACTGTTAATATCGCCTGCTGAGGAGACTGAAACGCCACTCTTGTCTCCATCACCCTCACCGTTAATGATAAAGCCACCTGTGCCAAAGCCTACATCTGATAAATTAACGGCACTTGTATCGGTTTTGCCAAACACGACGAAAGATTTGCCAAAGCCAGTGCCACCACTTGCAGCGCCAACAATTAAATCATCTAAGCCATCGCCGTTGACATCGCCCGCTGAAGAGACTGAATGACCACTCCAATCACCAGAACGCCCACCATTGATAACAAAACCGCCTGTGCCATTGGCTATGGTTGATAAATTAATGGCAGTTGTATCGTTCTTCTTGCCAAACACGACGAAAGATCTGCCTGCACAAGCACCAGCAGGAGATCTTGCATTAGAATAACCGATAATCAAATCATCTAAGCCATCGCCATTGACATCGCCTGCTGAGGAGACACAATCTCCTTCTCCATTGATAATAAAGCCACCTGTACCAGCGGCTATGCTTGACAATTCAACGGCAGTCGTGTCATTTGTCCTACCAAATACCACATAAGATTTGCCTGTTAAAACAGTGCCGACAATCAAATCGTCTAAGCCATCGCCATTGACATCGCCTGCTGAGGAGACTGAAAAGCCGCTATAATCCCAAGCATTCTCGCCATTGATAACAAAGCCCTCTGCGCCACCATTTACATCGAATAATTTAATGGCATTTGTGAAAATCGTGCCAAATACCACGAAAGATTTACCTGCACTTTTACTGCCAGCAGGGTCTGCCTTATAAGCACCAATAATAACATCAGCCAAACCATCGCCGTTGACATCGCCTGCTGAGGAGACTGAATAGCCGCTCCAATCCCCAGTCTTATAACCATTAATAACAAGACCGCCCGTGTTATTTATCTCTGATAAATTAACAGCTACTGTATCGGTCTTGCCTAATACCACATAAGTTTTGCCTGCTTTGCTGCCACCAGTAGGGCTTGCTCTATAAGCACCAACAATCAAATCATCTAAGCCATCGCCGTTGAAATCGCCTATTGAGGAGACTGAATAACCACTATGATCATCAACCTTGTCGCCATTAATAACAAAACCACCTGTGCCAGAGGTGATGTCTGATAAGTTAACAGTAGTTGCGTTAGTTTTGCCAAATACCACATAAGATTTACCCGAATGATATCCACCAGGGGTTGCTCTATAAGCGCCAACAATCACATCATCCAAGCCATCGCCGTTAACATCGCCTGCTGAGGAGACGGAAAGACCACTCCAATCATCAGCACCTTCACCATTGATAGTAAAACCTTGTGAAGAAGGAAAAGAAACGGTTAAACCTTGTTTTACCCACAATTTTGCAGTAGGCGCGCCTGTATGAGAATAAACTTTATAAATAACACCATCCATACTTTCATTTGTATTTGATTTTTCAAATCCAGGCGTCTTAAATTCAACTTTGTCACCTACATTACCAGTAACTTTAAGAACATTGGTTTCGCTGGAAATATCCAACAAATCACTAAGGCTAAGTGCCAATGTATTGTCACCTGAGCCTGTTAAATCAATGATTTCAATATCTTGAATACGGCCGTTATCTATATTAGTGAGATCTAGGTCAAGGTTAGTGCCTACCAATTTCAGAATATCGGTACCACCGCCACCATCAACACGGGCAAGTAAATGACTATTCAGTTTGTTACTGTAGAGTTTGTCAAGGTTATCACCATTAATAACAATAATATCGTTACCTGCGCCTGCATTAAAGACATCAGCACCACCGTTGCCTATTAAGATATTATTGCCTGATCCAGCAACAAATAACTCATTGACAGGAGTGCCAATATATTCACCCTTATTTCCTTGGAAATCAATTGCATGGCTAGAAAACCCTTTGCCTTTACTGATTTCTGTTAAGTTAATGGCTTTTGTGTCGGTTTTGCCAAATATGACATAAGATTTACCTGCGTTATTATCAAGGGTGTCTGCCCAATTAGCACCAACAATCAAATCATCTAAACCATCGCCATTCACATCGCCTGCTGAGGAAACTGAGGTGCCACTATAATCCGAAGTATTCTCACCATTGATAATAAAACCACCTGTGCCAGACGCAATATCTGATAAATTGACAACAGTGGTATTCATCTTGCCAAACACGACATAAGATTTACCTATGTCAATAGCACCAAGGGCATTCGCCTTATTAGCACCAATAATCACATCCTCTAAGCCATCGCCATTCACATCGCCTGCTGAGGAGACTGAGTAACCACTATTGTCATAAACATTCTCGCCATTGATAACAAAGCCACCTGTGCCAGAGGCTATGTTTGATAAATTAACAGCAGTGGTGTTAGTTTTACCAAACACCACATAAGACTTACCTACATTGACACCAGCAGTAGAGTTCGCTTGATAAGCACCAACAATCAAATCATCTAAACCATCGCCGTTGACATCGCCTGCTGAGGAGACTGAACAACCACTATAATCCTCAGCATTCTCGCCATTGATAACAAAGCCACCTGTGCCAGAGGCTATGTTTGATAAATCAACAGCAGCGGTGTCATTCTTCCTGCCAAACACGACAAAAGATTTGCCTACTTGACCGCCGACAGTAGAATCTGACTTTTCAGCACCAACAATCAAATCATCAAGACCATCGCCGTTGACATCACCTGCTGAGGAGACTGAGTAACCACTCCAATCCCCAGCCTTCTCGCCATTGATAACAAAACCATTAATACCAGCAGCTATATTTGATAAATGAATGGAACTTCTATTAGTCTTGCCAAACACGACGAAAGATTTACCCACTTCACTACCAGCCTTATAAGCACCAATAATCACATCATCTAAGCCATCGCCGTTGACATCACCTGCTGAAGAAACTGAGTAACCACTCCAATCCCCAATTTTGTCACCGTTAATAGTATAGCCACCTATGCCAAGGTTTATGTTTGATAAATTAATGGCAGTGGTATCATTCTTCTTGCCAAATACGACGAAAGATTTGCCTGCTTCATTGCCACTAATAGACTGTGCCTTATAAGCACCAATAATCACATCATCCAAACCATCGCCATTCACATCGCCCGCTGAGGAAACCGAATAGCCACTATTGTCATGAGCCTTCTCGCCATTGATAACAAAGCCACCTATGCCCAATGCTATGTTTGATAAATTAATGGCAGTGGGGTCAACCTTACCAAATACCACATAAGATTTACCTGCATTAGTGCCGCCAGTAGGGTCTGCCCAATTAGCACCAACAATCAAATCATCTAAACCATCACCATTCACATCGCCTGCTGAGGAGACTGAGCGACCACTGATATCTGAAATATTTTCGCCTTTGATAACAAAGCCTTGTGCAACAAAAGTAGAAACAATTAAATTTTGTTCTACCCACAATCTTGCAGTAGGTGCATCTGCATGAGAATAAACTTCATAAGTAACACCGTCAACCGTTTCATCGGCACCTAGTTTTGTAAATCCAATTGCCTCAACATTGCCACCTGAATTACCAATAACTTTAAGCGTATTGGTTTCACTGGAGATGTCCAGTAAATCCTTAAGATTAAGTCTTAGAACATTACTATTTGATCTTAAATCAATGATTTCAATATCTTGTATGCGACCATTGTCTATTTTAACAAGATTTAAAAAGAGATTGTCGCCCTCTAATTTCAAAGTGTCGGTGTTGCCACCACCATTAACACGGGCCAATAAATGACTACTAAATTTGTTACTATAAAGTTTAGCAAGGTTATCGCCATTAATGACAATGGTGTCATTGCCTGCACCTGCATTAAAAACATCGGTACCACCGTTACCTATTAAAGTATCGTTGCCCAAACCAGCAACAAACAATTCATTAACAGCGGTACCTACGAGTGTGTCATTTTTATTGGCATTAATGTCACCTTGAAAATCAATTATATGCCCAATGAAACCTATGCTCTTACTAACATCTAACAAGTTAACAGCTTTTGTATTGGTTTTACCAAACACCACGAAAGATTTACCTGTTTTATTGTCTGCCGCATAAGCGCCAATAATCAAATCATCAAGGCCATCGCCGTTCACATCGCCTGCTGAGGAAA
Coding sequences within:
- the rfaD gene encoding ADP-glyceromanno-heptose 6-epimerase, coding for MTYNDIDFNHKTILITGGAGFIGSNLAFYFQENYPNAQVVVFDCFRSEATFANGNLQSFGHYKNLIGFTGDVVCGNINNKTDLALLDDYGFDFIFHQAAISDTRVYDQEIVMKTNVNSFYDLLNKAQKDGAVMVYASSAATYGSLPSPQTVGQESPENPYGFSKYMMDQIAYRFANDFPEMTIVGLKFFNVYGPREYYKAKTSSMVIQLGHQILAGKAPKLFENSAQILRDFINIEDVIQANIKACHPQQNGTYNVGTGTPRSFQDIADILQQELQTDLGTDYIPNPYAGYQMHTQADISTSKTGLGFEPKISLEAGIKAYIPEIKRLYGTDIS
- the rfaE1 gene encoding D-glycero-beta-D-manno-heptose-7-phosphate kinase; the protein is MINLQGKAPKILVIGDLMIDHYLWGTCDRISPEAPVQVINVQRESSVLGGAGNVINNLHALGAQVGVMSVVGDCEICDELKALLNDIKVNTNHLITQKNRITSKKSRIIASQQQVVRYDRESTDEISQESQTQLLNSFKNLVANYDTILLSDYGKGVLTFELTQSLITIANENGKKVLIDPKGLDYSKYQGAYLLTPNKKEASESLATNINDDASLAYVIKKLKIDYDLKVSLITLSEQGVAIYDDELRVHPTKAREVFDVTGAGDTVLASLGFSLACGYGIDDAVKFANLAAGVVVGKIGSATATLNEIIEYESSLNKSSSDAHIKTHDEITILSAELRSKGKKIIFTNGCFDLLHAGHVRYLETAKSFGDVLILGLNSDQSVTTLKGADRPINTQSDRAYILAALEAVDYVVIFNEDTPYHLIKAIQPHILVKGGDYAGKEVVGQDIVEELKLVQFVNGKSTTKTIEKIQQGK
- a CDS encoding M4 family metallopeptidase; protein product: MITLPLQLKGIRCFTLLSVLLLSACGGGSGGGDNAPVETGYFRDSAVEGLNYTTITQSGTTDKLGSYQYVAGERITFSLGNMVLGSAIASEALYPHNIATDYEHSIKIAQLLQTLDSNNNLDDGIDVSKQFKGADTTLPNDDLTQDYIDSHTFSSKTLVTKNKAQEHLAQTLNKYGVVNTPATVRINGYVVENMTLTAEIEDLGGVPSDITYQWYAGANLVSEQSGNAFPLTQNHVGKKIKVRVLFVDSTGVSEDVYSDLSSLVANVNDLATIRILGNAIQGEKLSADVYDLDGVPNNIAYRWYIGDDLINWKNGSTLFLTQDYVGKKIKVRATFTDSMGASEDIYSELSGLVANVNDVATIGILGNVSQGETLETEIRDLDGVPSDITYQWYVDTDPISGQNSSTLSLTQNHVGKTIKVQATFTDSMGASESVYSAPSNAVANVNDLATISILGNAIRGETLSAHINDIDGVPSDITYQWYVDDNLISGQSSSELVLIQAYIGKNIKVRAIFTDSMGASEDIDSTPTALVVASIVTGYFKGSAVKGLKYVTATDTGITDTLGTYKYKTGEHIKFYLGGLYLGKSLATGTLYPSDIANSNQKMVKITQLLQTLDVDSDPSNGIDVARFSSNTKEQYLPDGDLSQEYINRFGESKILVSKENAEQFLTTQIENDRSTAGYTGITTEEGEYNFTFPSTGRRTFEIPTLACGKVNCCMVRVFKNGVAKNRVIVDRNRVIRFNMQQQAEGMIVVRIRAASTQACYYKDPIVTPIQTLDETKKTIVTQGQNGNNITLDILKSNQSYYLQSIVTSDTSNVEVKTIKSIGLGNEGGHIKHTATQAKYLDKEGVDAHANSIKVYRYLKDILKTNSYNDADGDLLSITNYLYPRSSDSCGADCYPGSYFNAFSSGGNLYFTPPKPERGHRKSLSYLVDVVAHEWGHSITGSFSKLAYLRQSGALNEAFSDWFGISVKQHYSTGEKIWTLGPVNTPNRSMSNPSSLAVAYGKEDNYKILNRSGVAIRPRVNDTVPYPDTYKGENWRTTDEINCPVPSSHENDVCGVHYNSSVANKMFYLLSVGGTHNGTTVTGIGIDNAMKIALDANKNQWTEVTTFHDAKAGMIASAGSDVNVIEQVKRAWEAINVLDSNKPAPNSIP